The genomic interval ACCGACAGAGACGTCAAATCAGCAATAACCGGGTGAAGCCCCGCCGCTGTAAACGCCTGTTCAAAGCTATTAATTTTTCCCCGCGGATAGGCATACAGCCGGACATTGGTTGTCTCCCCATCCCCTTCCAGCATGTCAATGGCGAGCGCCGGATCGTCAAACGGCAAATAGAAACTGTTACCGATTTGTGTGCGAATATAGCCCATTGCTTCTTCCTTGGACATTGCTGTCGGGATGGTTATATCCCTAATGACGACCGTATCATCCACGAGGCAAAAGGCTAGCTTTTTCCGTTTCCAGCGGTACTTTTGCACTAATTGCTCAATCGCGTTCTGAAAGGCCTTAGCATCCGCGATGGTACCACCCTGCATCGTACCCGCAGGCAGTTCGTGTTCCCCATGCACGACGATGCTGTCAGTTGTGGTATTTTTTTGATAGGCATAGCGGATCACCCGGCTCGTGATGATCATATTAACCCTGCCATTGTTGAAGAACTCCATATGACCACCTGCTTAGGTAAAAGTGTCGAATCTCGGTAAAAACGCCCTGCAGCAGAACGTGCAAGGCGTTTGGGTTGGTGATTGTGTTTTATTGAATGTATTAATCGTCATCTTCTTCGTTATTGTCATCATCGTCATCATTGCCGCCACTAGTGTCATCACTAATTTCTTCTTCATCTTCACCAGGTTTGTATTCAAACGTATAATCATCCACATCAGAATCATCAGCCTCATTTGTCACTTCTACAGTACCATTGTAATCTTTATCTGTATTAGGGTTAGTAGGTTTTTCTTCAAGAAAGCCCTCTTTAACTAGATTATCTAGCGTATAAGCACCATCTTCAGGATCAACCCCACTTGCATGAGCCAGCCTTGCCGCATTCTCCATTAATTCCCTATTCGACTTATCAGCATCTTCTTTCGATTTACCAATAACCCCTGAAACACTAGGTACCGCAATCGCCAATATTACCCCTAAAATGGCCAAGACAGCCAACAGCTCAACTAGTGTAAAACCTTTCTGCTGCTTAAATCTTTTTTTCAAACGTTCCAACATACGCCTCTCTCCCCTTTTTAGTTTAATAAGGTAATAGAGCGTCGGTTGCACTAGTTGCTCCTGGCTATCCAAGTGCCCATATACAGATAGCCGCTCATCACACCACTACCTTTTTCTTACATCTATTATACTAAATACTATGTATAATAACCACATCTTAGCAATTTGTTCACTGAATGTTCTCAAATAGCGAGAACATCGGCAAAACTATGGATACAATAACACTTCCAACGATTACCGTCAATAGAATAATCATTAATGGTTCGACCAATGTTTGAATGCGGTTGGACATTTGATCTAAGTCTTCTTCGTAAAATTGCGCGGCTTTTTGCAGCATGTGGTCGAGTGTTCCGGTTTTTTCACCGATCTGTACCATTTGCACAATTAACGGTGGGAAGGCCCAATGACCATCCATCACTCGGGTTATCGATTCACCGTTTTCCAGCGATTTCCGGGCGTCTGCTAAAACGTTTTGCATTACTTTATTGCCGACAACCCGTTCAGTAATCTCCAGCGCCTGTAAGATTGGCACTGCACTGTTGACGAGGGTGGAAAGTGTCTGTGTCATCCGGACAAGCACTGCTTTATGGGCAAGCTTGCCGAGGAAGGGAAATTTGATTTTCAAGCCATCCACACGGTATGCCACTGCCGGAAATTGCACGACATATTTGTACACGAGTACGCCGATTACCACGAGAACGAGCAGCATCCACCAGTAATACTGCATCCAATCGCTTAAGGACAGGATCAACTGCGTAAATACCGGGATATCCTCCCCGAAGGATTCAAACATCGATACAAACTGTGGTACGACAAACACGAGCAAGAATACCGTTAACAATAGCGTAATAGCCCCGACGATACTAGGATACATCAAGGCGGAGACGAGTTTTTTCCGGTTGGTATGTTCTTTCTCATAGTAATCAGCCATTTCGTTTAGAATGTCATCCAGTTTACCACTCGCTTCTCCGGCATGGATCATGTTGACGAGCAGCTCCGGGAAAACGTTCGGATGACGCTCGGTTGCGACAGAAAGCGCCTCCCCTCGATCAAGCTGCTTGTCTATGTCTTCAAGCGCGGATTGGAGCATACGATTGTCCGTTTGTCTGCTCATTGTTTTCGTCGCTTCCGAAATGGAAATCCCGGCATGAATCAGTGTCGCGTATTGCCGGAGAAAAATAACAAAATCAGCGTTTTTAAGCCGCTTGTTCAACATAATATCTTTATTCCACGGCTTCGTTTCGGTAATAGAGACGATAATGATACCGCTTTGTTCTAGTTCCCTTAACGCATCACGCTTCGTTTCCGCTTCTACTTTTCCCTTTACGCGCTGGCCGGACAATCGTTTACCGCTATACTCAAAGTTCACTGCATCACCCCCTGCTGGTCAAAATTTCCGCAAGCCCTTGCCAACATTATTCTACCATTCGCCACGCCCGGTCTTTATACTTCCCTAATTTCCAAAAACGGTGCGACGGTCTCATATGCTACGACGCCCTCATTAAGCAGCCGCTTCAAATCCATATCCATGGTATGCATGCCTTGCGCTTTGGATGTCTGCAGCACGTTCTGGATTTGGTGCAGTTTTTCATTGTTAATGAGATTTTTAACGGCCGGTGTGTTGATCAGCACTTCTGTTGCCACCCGACGGCTCGTCCCGTCTGTTGTCGGAAGCAATTGCTGGGAAATGACCGCTTTTAAAATAGAAGCCAATTGAATGCGGATTTGCGTTTGCTGCGCGGGTGGGAATACGTCAATCATCCGCTCAATCGTGGAAACCGCACCACTAGTATGCAACGTACCAAGTACTAAATGACCGGTTTCAGCTGCTGTAATCGCGGTGGAGATTGTTTCCAGATCACGCAGTTCCCCGACGAGAATAACGTCCGGATCCTGCCGCAAACTTGCCCGCAATCCGTTAAGAAAACTGTTCGTGTCGATCCCAATCTCGCGCTGATCAATAATCGAATAATGGTGCGTGTGTACATACTCAATTGGATCTTCCAGCGTAATCATATGCCGGCCCATCGTTTGGTTCATAAAATCAAGCATTGCCGCAAGTGTCGTACTTTTTCCGCTTCCGGTCGGTCCGGTGACAAGCACAAGGCCTTGCCGCTCGGTCGTAATTTCTTTGGCAATCGGCGGCAAGTGTAGCTCCTCAATGGACGGAATATGTCTCGGCACAATTCTGAATGCGAGCGACAACGCCCCGCGCTGGTAAAATAGATTGACTCTGAACCGGGAAACACCACTGATGCCACAGGAAAAATCCAATTCCCGCCGCTCCTGCAGCATCTGCCACTCGTGATCACTCAACAGTGAACGGCCCATCCGCTCGGTATCGGAAGGTTGTAACACAGGAAAATCCTGCTCAAGTAACAAACCATTAATACGAAACACGGGTGCTTTGCCGACCGTTATATGTACGTCGGAAGCTTTTTGATGAAACGCCTGTGTCAGCCATTGTTGCAATATATCATCCATTGTTTGCTTCCTCCTTCACATTTGAATCGACAGCTGCATAATCTCCTCCAGCGTCGTTTGGCCATTTTTTACTTTTTCCAGTCCGTCATGAATGAGAAATGACATGTCTTGTTCGGCGGCGTGAGCTTGTAAATCAGCCATGGACCCTTGATGTAACAATAAACTTTTTATCGCGTCATCGACCATAAACACCTCGTGTACTGCCAGCCGGCCGCGGTATCCCAGATAGTGACAGCTGCCACACCCTTTTCCTTCATATATATGGTCCACACTCATGTGATGTTTACTGAAAATATCCTTCTCCATGGGGGTCGGCTCGCGCTCTGCCTTGCAATCCAGGCAAATTTTCCGGACGAGACGCTGTGCTACAACGCCATTCAATGATGAGACGACGAGATATGGCTCAATCCCCATATCAATTAGGCGAGGTATGGCATCAACCGCACTGTTTGTATGCAACGTACTGAATACCAGATGACCTGTAAGCGAGGCCCGAATAGCGATTTCCGCCGTTTCCTGGTCGCGGATTTCACCGACCATAATCGTATTCGGATCCTGGCGTAAAATAGCGCGCAATCCAGCTGCAAATGTAAGGCCGACATTTGTATTCACTTGTACCTGGTTAACGCCTTCCATCTGAAATTCAACCGGATCTTCAATCGTAACCATGTTAATATTTTCCTGGTTTAGGTGATGGATAGACGCATAGAGTGTGGACGTTTTTCCTGACCCCGTCGGACCCGTAAGCAACACCAATCCGGACGGCCGCTCGAGCAATTGGGTATATTTTTGCCTATTTTCCTTGGAAAAGCCGAGGTCGTTTATTTTACGGAGCGCATTCGCTAAATTCAACACCCGGATGACGATCTTTTCCCCGTTCACAGTTGGCAAGCAGGAAATACGCAAGTCCACCGGCGTTACACCAATCGTCGTTTTAATCCGTCCGTCCTGGGGCAAGCGCGTTTGGGTAATGTCCAGCTCGGCGAGTATTTTAATGCGAGCCACCAGCGGATTCTGTAAATCCTTGGCAACCGTTTTATCTTTACGAAGCTCGCCGTCAATTCGGTAGCGCACGTCCACATGCGTTTCCTGGGGATCCAGGTGAACATCACTCGCTTTCAATTGAATCCCGGCCGTTAAAATCTGATCGAGCAGGTTGACGACAGACGCTCCTGTCCCTTCATCAGTCGTCGCAGCGTGGGCCTCGTCCTGTTTATAATAATGTTTATTGATGGCAAATAAAATATCGTCCCTCGTGGCAATCACCGGATAAATGCTGAAGCCTGTCGACAGCTCCAGATCATCAATGACATAATAATCCATCGGGTCCTGCATCGCGACAATCAACTCGTGATCCTTAATCTTGAGCGGCATCACATATTTCTCTTGGGCAAATTCACGCGACACATAGCCAAGCACCCGCTCCTCGATTGGGTACTGATAAAGCGAGACATGCGGAATGCCGAGCTGGAACTCCAGCACTTCAATCAATTGCTTTTCGGTAATAAACCCATGCTCGAGCAGCGCATCTCCTAATTTTTGGTCTGTTTTTTTACTATCCAGCGCTTCGTTAACTTGCGCTTCGGTCACGATCCCTGCTTCTTGTAGTAAATCGCCTAGTCGTTTACGTTGTTGTGCCATGGTCGTATCCCTCCTCGCCTTTTGCTTGATGAGCCCTTATTCCGTCTTCTTTAATGTAATTGTTATGGTTTGATGGACCTCCTCCGTGCGGCCGTGCGCTGTTCCTTCACTGGTAAATGCGATCTTCAGTTTTTCCTCATTGATATTAGCCCGGCTGTCAACTTTAATCGAGAAGGCGCGATCACCGTCAAGTCGATACTTCCTAGGTGCCGCCGGTAGTTTAATAGTCTGTACCTTTTCGACTTTTTGATTTTGAACATGCCCATTCACTAGCTCCTGATAGTAATCGACACCCATCTCCGCCACCAGCCTTGCATCGATATTCTCCTCCATCGTCGCGACTTGTCTGGTCGTATTGGTCACCTGATACAGGAGTGTCAGTACGAACAAAAGGATCAGCGTAATCATCATCAGGGTCAGTACAAGCGCCACCCCGCGTTCATTCATCAGACGCTTCATCCGGACCCACCTGCCTTGATGTAAGTATATGACTCACTTAGCAGCTTGTCGTCTTCAGAGAAAATTTGGATGTTTGTCCGGTACAAATGGACATCCTCTTCCTTGCAAACATTCAGTTCCACTGTATATGGATAGGATGGAAGTGCACTTAAATCGCCCCCCGTGAGCGAGCGCATTCTCCCACAAGCTGGCGCCCCGTCTAGCGGCAGATTTCCGGCATGGTCTTTTACATCGCTAGCTACCTGGCCCAATAAATTGCTTGCGGTCAGATTCTCTTCCGATTGGGATGACCAATTTAAAATTTGTGGAAAAATGGGTAACATCACAGCAATAACCATGGTCAAAAGCACAATCGATGTTATAATTTCAATAAGCGTGAAGCCATTTTTTTCTGAGAAGGGGGCATGTTCAGGCATTGGATTCTCTCCCTGACAAAAAACTTGACGTACATATAGAAGCACATTGACCGGGACTTTTTTCCGTACCGATTTTAGCCCTATTATACCATTGGATCGGACGTGATGATATGTTTACACACAAATTAAACAATGAACAAGGCGTCACCCTCGTCGAACTGCTCGCCGCACTCGCTCTGCTTTCGCTTCTGATTGTGCTGTCGACAGGGCTAATTGTCTCCATTAGCAATAACCAGCAAGCGGCAAACAACGACATCACCCTTCAGCAAAACACCAACGTACTCATCAGCGAGATGCGAAAGGCGTATTACAATGGTTCCGGTGAGGGCGAGCTGCCTTTTCGGACGGATACAGAAAAACTCCGCATTAAAGAGTTGAAAATCAATGGGAACACTAGGAGTGTCGATTCCCCTGTCGAAGTGGATTTTGATCATCCTCTACATATGAAGCTAACCACCGCTTCAAGCGACGACCAGACCGTGACCGTGGAAACGACATGGCGGCCATCGGAAGGGAGAGATATTGTGCTGAAGAAACCGGTGACCAAGCCGGATACAGGGAATTATGATTGGGTGGAGAAAGATGTTCTTCCTTGTTATAGTACGGAAAATATTAAGTTGATGGAGGAGTTTGAAGCGGAAGGCGACGATGACGAGGATGAGGACGACGACGATGAAGACGACGATGACGAGGACGATGAGGAAAATAATTGTAATAGATATGATATTCAAGGTGCGTTGTGGCTTACGGAAGAACTTGACGACGATAAACACTTGCAGTTGGAAGTCGGACTTGATTTGTTTGCAGATGATGAATTTGAGATAGGAAAAAACAGCGTGGTTACTGTAGGAAAAAATGCTGTATTTAAAGATGAAGCTGATTTGGATAAAAATTCACGCCTTGAAATAAACGGAAGTGGTTTTTTTAATGGTACCAACGAGGAAGATAATGAAGTTGAATTAGACAAAAACACTGAACTAATTATCAAGAAAAACGGCCTATTTCAAGGTGAACTGGATGCCGGTAAAAATTCTAAAATTGACATCAATGGAAATGCAAATTTAAAAAGCCTAGTTAATTTAAGTAAGAACTCTGTTTTCATTATTGGTGGAAATGGTGAATTTAACGGCCAAACAGATATAGATAAAAATGCCAAAATAGAAATCACGGGGACTGGTTCATTTAAAAAGCAGTTTGAGATGGATAAGAATGCAATGGTTTTTATCGAAAAGAATTCTTCTTTTAAAGACCAAGTTGATTTAGATAAAAATGCGACCTTGAAAATAAAAGGTGGTGGGACATTTTTTAATCAACTTAACATGGACAAAAATTCATCTTTATTCATTTATGAGAATGCTACCTTTAATGATGTGTATAAAGAAAGTCTTCAAGAACGGGAAGGTAAATTATGTGTTAAAGGATCAATCTCACCTTCAAGCATTATAACTGATAAAAACTGTTTTTTTGATTAAAACAGCTTAGTTAGGTTCATGAGCTGATAGATACTAAGATTTATTGCTAAAGCCGGACAGCTTGTGGTATTGGTGACCTGTTTAGAACAGTTAGACTAGCAAAATGGATGCAGTAAATATGGGTAGGCTGCTCGAGTTTGGGTACGTGTCGCTCGAGTTCGGCCCGCTGTCGCTCGAGTTGCGGTGCGCGTCGCTCGAGTTGCGCGTGCTGTCGCTCGAGTTCGGCCCGCTGTCGCTCGAGTTGCGGTGCGCGTCGCTCGAGTTGCGCGTGCTGTCGCTCGAGTTCGGCCCGCTGTCGCTCGAGTTCGGCCGCATGTTTTGCTCCCTCCCGGAAACCGAAGACTAACAGACAACACAGCATATGTGCTATAATCGTGTGGATGATTTTTAATGGAATTTCTTTTCAAGAAGTCGAAGGAGGGCGTCTGATTGGGTTGGCTTTACGTACTATTTGCAGCTATTGTTGAAGTGTTTTGGGTGATTGGCCTGAAATATTCGGATTCATTGCTGGAATGGATTGGAACAGCTATCGTGATTGTTTTCAGCTTCATTTTTGTCGTTAAGGCTTGTGAAAAGCTTCCGTCTGGTACCGTGTATGCTGTCTTTACCAGATCAGGGGCTGCCGCTATCGTATTGATCGATTTTCTCGCATTTGGAGCCGAATTTTCGATGGCAAAACTGCTGTTTATCGGGTTGATTATCGTTGGTGTGATTGGAATCAAAATAACGACGGATGAAACGCAAGAAACTGCAGAGCAAAGGGGGAATTAGCATGGCGTGGGTATTTTTGGTTATTGCCAGCTTCGGGGAAATTTTCGGTGTGATGAGCATTAACTTCTATCTCCGTCAAAAAAGTATCATCCGGATACTCCCGATAGTGATCTCGTTTGCGGGTGGCTTTCTATTTTTGTCACTGGCCATGCGCGATATTCCGCTTGGGACTGCCTATGCCGTATGGACCGGGCTCGGTGCAGCCGGAGCCGTTCTCATGGGCATTCTATTTTTTAACGAATCCGCTGGTTGGAAACGAATAGCCTTTTTATTGTGCATTATTGCCGGTGCGGTAGGATTGAAGGCGATTGAATAAGAAGGTAGGGGACCTTGTGCTGGGCTTGTACAGTGGGTCGAAATGGTTGCTTGCGTTGGGCCGAGCAATTTCATCTCAAAACATGGTGAAATCATCGCCTATTCCCCCGTCCCCGGCAGGCTAGCTAGGCTGGCGAGGGATGGTTTGAAGATTATCAATGAGCTCTTGGCGGCTGTCGCAATACATCTTCTCATAGACGTGGCTGACATAGACCCGAACGGTGCCTTTTGTAATCATTAGTTTTTCGGCAATTTTCTCATTACCTAATCCACGTCTGAGCCAGTATGCTACTTCGGTTTCTCGCCTCGTCAAATGAAAGCCTCTTTCTTTGAGTTGAATAGAAAATATATCGAAACTAGTTGTTTTTAAAGTCATTAGCCTTTTTTCAAACGGTCTATCAAGTGGTGCGGCATAATATATTGATTGTTCATAGCCGCCTCAATTGCGTTTATGACCTGATTACGGATTTGCACCGTTTTTTCCAGCAGACTGTCAATATCCGCTTCCATCATGCGCAGTAATTCTGATTCTTTCCGGCCATATGAAACGAGAACAATTAGTTTAGCATGGGGGAGTTCCGTTTTTATTTTGTTCACGGCGGATACGGCATCACCTACTTGCAATCCGTCCATATCAAAAAGAACAACATCCGGCTTAAACAGCGGGACAAGCTTTCCGACTGTCTGTATATAGGGGAGTTCGCATACTAGTTTCATCTCCTCTTCTTGTTCAATTGCTTCCCGAATTTCATCTTCTAACCCGGGGTGACTCACACAACAAATGGTTCGCATCATGATTACCGCCTCTGTAACAATTTTTATTATGTTGCTATTTTCCTTTTCCACCAAGCACAATCTATAGCTATTGTTATGTCAGGCGGATAAAATCCTAGTCTCCTACGTTAGTATATGCCGTAAATATTGGACGGTTCCTTTCCGATTTTTGGTGTTCAATTTATGATAAATAGAACTTATGTAATTTTTTACCGTCCCCTCGCCAAGGTACAACTCTTGAGCGATTGTCTTATTCGTATCACCACTTAGTAGCATATTTGCGATGGTTAATTCCCGTTTTGTCAGACTAATTCCTCGATTTTCCAAGCGTTTCCTCAGAATTTGCTCCTTATCGAGCGTCAATTCCCGGACATATGTAACAAGAATCCTTGCTGCCTCGCCCGACAGCACGTACTGACCATTAGCAGCATCCCGTATCGATCGCGTCAGGTTGTCCGGATTCAAATCTTTTAACAAAAACCCATCCGCCCCGACATTGATTCCGCGGATAATCAGTTCGTCATCTGCAAAAGAAGTCAGCATTACTACACTGATTGATGGATAAAGTTCTTTTATGTGAACAGTTGTCTTGATCCCGTCCTTTCCGGGCATGTGAATATCCATCAGAACGACATCTGGTATTTCATTTTCAAGCATCGCAATGGAATCCTCTCCATTATCCGCCATCCCAATCACACGAATGTCATTTGTACCTCTAATTAAAGCTTCCAATCCTTCACGAAATAACCGCTGATCATCTACAAGCAT from Lentibacillus cibarius carries:
- a CDS encoding response regulator transcription factor, with the protein product MTRRETEVAYWLRRGLGNEKIAEKLMITKGTVRVYVSHVYEKMYCDSRQELIDNLQTIPRQPS
- a CDS encoding response regulator transcription factor, translated to MMRTICCVSHPGLEDEIREAIEQEEEMKLVCELPYIQTVGKLVPLFKPDVVLFDMDGLQVGDAVSAVNKIKTELPHAKLIVLVSYGRKESELLRMMEADIDSLLEKTVQIRNQVINAIEAAMNNQYIMPHHLIDRLKKG
- the pilM gene encoding type IV pilus biogenesis protein PilM, with the translated sequence MEFFNNGRVNMIITSRVIRYAYQKNTTTDSIVVHGEHELPAGTMQGGTIADAKAFQNAIEQLVQKYRWKRKKLAFCLVDDTVVIRDITIPTAMSKEEAMGYIRTQIGNSFYLPFDDPALAIDMLEGDGETTNVRLYAYPRGKINSFEQAFTAAGLHPVIADLTSLSVYRYYVQTTQAASDHVMLVHWNKDALFLTAFQHQKAVFSRHMKMASHEEMTQETAERIISDYMVEINRIIDFYQYSITKGEARIDQLIVSGDFPYLSTAKSFLADSLALPIYEFPEERLSLKYVDLLGLGLKNGG
- a CDS encoding DMT family transporter, encoding MAWVFLVIASFGEIFGVMSINFYLRQKSIIRILPIVISFAGGFLFLSLAMRDIPLGTAYAVWTGLGAAGAVLMGILFFNESAGWKRIAFLLCIIAGAVGLKAIE
- a CDS encoding type II secretion system F family protein produces the protein MNFEYSGKRLSGQRVKGKVEAETKRDALRELEQSGIIIVSITETKPWNKDIMLNKRLKNADFVIFLRQYATLIHAGISISEATKTMSRQTDNRMLQSALEDIDKQLDRGEALSVATERHPNVFPELLVNMIHAGEASGKLDDILNEMADYYEKEHTNRKKLVSALMYPSIVGAITLLLTVFLLVFVVPQFVSMFESFGEDIPVFTQLILSLSDWMQYYWWMLLVLVVIGVLVYKYVVQFPAVAYRVDGLKIKFPFLGKLAHKAVLVRMTQTLSTLVNSAVPILQALEITERVVGNKVMQNVLADARKSLENGESITRVMDGHWAFPPLIVQMVQIGEKTGTLDHMLQKAAQFYEEDLDQMSNRIQTLVEPLMIILLTVIVGSVIVSIVLPMFSLFENIQ
- a CDS encoding type II secretion system protein, whose translation is MPEHAPFSEKNGFTLIEIITSIVLLTMVIAVMLPIFPQILNWSSQSEENLTASNLLGQVASDVKDHAGNLPLDGAPACGRMRSLTGGDLSALPSYPYTVELNVCKEEDVHLYRTNIQIFSEDDKLLSESYTYIKAGGSG
- a CDS encoding prepilin-type N-terminal cleavage/methylation domain-containing protein, with amino-acid sequence MFTHKLNNEQGVTLVELLAALALLSLLIVLSTGLIVSISNNQQAANNDITLQQNTNVLISEMRKAYYNGSGEGELPFRTDTEKLRIKELKINGNTRSVDSPVEVDFDHPLHMKLTTASSDDQTVTVETTWRPSEGRDIVLKKPVTKPDTGNYDWVEKDVLPCYSTENIKLMEEFEAEGDDDEDEDDDDEDDDDEDDEENNCNRYDIQGALWLTEELDDDKHLQLEVGLDLFADDEFEIGKNSVVTVGKNAVFKDEADLDKNSRLEINGSGFFNGTNEEDNEVELDKNTELIIKKNGLFQGELDAGKNSKIDINGNANLKSLVNLSKNSVFIIGGNGEFNGQTDIDKNAKIEITGTGSFKKQFEMDKNAMVFIEKNSSFKDQVDLDKNATLKIKGGGTFFNQLNMDKNSSLFIYENATFNDVYKESLQEREGKLCVKGSISPSSIITDKNCFFD
- a CDS encoding DMT family transporter, whose translation is MGWLYVLFAAIVEVFWVIGLKYSDSLLEWIGTAIVIVFSFIFVVKACEKLPSGTVYAVFTRSGAAAIVLIDFLAFGAEFSMAKLLFIGLIIVGVIGIKITTDETQETAEQRGN
- a CDS encoding type IV pilus twitching motility protein PilT, with translation MDDILQQWLTQAFHQKASDVHITVGKAPVFRINGLLLEQDFPVLQPSDTERMGRSLLSDHEWQMLQERRELDFSCGISGVSRFRVNLFYQRGALSLAFRIVPRHIPSIEELHLPPIAKEITTERQGLVLVTGPTGSGKSTTLAAMLDFMNQTMGRHMITLEDPIEYVHTHHYSIIDQREIGIDTNSFLNGLRASLRQDPDVILVGELRDLETISTAITAAETGHLVLGTLHTSGAVSTIERMIDVFPPAQQTQIRIQLASILKAVISQQLLPTTDGTSRRVATEVLINTPAVKNLINNEKLHQIQNVLQTSKAQGMHTMDMDLKRLLNEGVVAYETVAPFLEIREV
- a CDS encoding response regulator; the protein is MMLVDDQRLFREGLEALIRGTNDIRVIGMADNGEDSIAMLENEIPDVVLMDIHMPGKDGIKTTVHIKELYPSISVVMLTSFADDELIIRGINVGADGFLLKDLNPDNLTRSIRDAANGQYVLSGEAARILVTYVRELTLDKEQILRKRLENRGISLTKRELTIANMLLSGDTNKTIAQELYLGEGTVKNYISSIYHKLNTKNRKGTVQYLRHILT
- a CDS encoding GspE/PulE family protein, yielding MAQQRKRLGDLLQEAGIVTEAQVNEALDSKKTDQKLGDALLEHGFITEKQLIEVLEFQLGIPHVSLYQYPIEERVLGYVSREFAQEKYVMPLKIKDHELIVAMQDPMDYYVIDDLELSTGFSIYPVIATRDDILFAINKHYYKQDEAHAATTDEGTGASVVNLLDQILTAGIQLKASDVHLDPQETHVDVRYRIDGELRKDKTVAKDLQNPLVARIKILAELDITQTRLPQDGRIKTTIGVTPVDLRISCLPTVNGEKIVIRVLNLANALRKINDLGFSKENRQKYTQLLERPSGLVLLTGPTGSGKTSTLYASIHHLNQENINMVTIEDPVEFQMEGVNQVQVNTNVGLTFAAGLRAILRQDPNTIMVGEIRDQETAEIAIRASLTGHLVFSTLHTNSAVDAIPRLIDMGIEPYLVVSSLNGVVAQRLVRKICLDCKAEREPTPMEKDIFSKHHMSVDHIYEGKGCGSCHYLGYRGRLAVHEVFMVDDAIKSLLLHQGSMADLQAHAAEQDMSFLIHDGLEKVKNGQTTLEEIMQLSIQM
- a CDS encoding competence type IV pilus major pilin ComGC, translated to MLERLKKRFKQQKGFTLVELLAVLAILGVILAIAVPSVSGVIGKSKEDADKSNRELMENAARLAHASGVDPEDGAYTLDNLVKEGFLEEKPTNPNTDKDYNGTVEVTNEADDSDVDDYTFEYKPGEDEEEISDDTSGGNDDDDDNNEEDDD